A stretch of Phragmites australis chromosome 12, lpPhrAust1.1, whole genome shotgun sequence DNA encodes these proteins:
- the LOC133887080 gene encoding 5-pentadecatrienyl resorcinol O-methyltransferase-like → MARTEDSTQDLLQAHLQLWHDSLGYIRSLVLAVALDLGIADAIHHHGGSATLPQILAKIDLNQSKLPVLRRLMNTLTVSGTFSIQHPAASSAGGCEAVYRLTAASRLLLSDESSTSLTPHLSMMLGPLLASPLGTVVSTLLRQDAPPDLSALGLAQGETIWDVADNNDAVLNESLHDAMASDTRFLIPIVLKECSEVFHGINSLVDVGGGPSGSAATAIAAAFPHLKCSVLDLPHVVAQAPSDGNVQFNAGDMFQSIPPANAVFLKWILHDWDNEECIKILKNCKQVIPPRDAGGKVIIIDMVVGSGPSDVKHKETQVLFDILMMAFNGVERDEQEWKKIFFEAGFKDYKIIPVLGVRSIIEVYP, encoded by the exons ATGGCACGCACCGAGGACAGCACTCAGGACTTGCTCCAAGCTCATCTTCAGCTCTGGCACGACTCCCTCGGCTACATCAGGTCACTTGTGCTGGCCGTTGCCTTGGACCTAGGCATCGCCGACGCCATCCACCACCATGGCGGCAGCGCCACCCTTCCCCAGATACTCGCCAAGATTGATCTCAACCAGAGTAAGCTCCCCGTCCTGCGTCGCCTCATGAACACGCTCACCGTCTCAGGCACCTTTAGCATCCAGCATCCAGCTGCATCGTCTGCAGGTGGGTGCGAAGCTGTCTACAGGCTAACGGCAGCCTCTCGCCTCCTCCTCAGCGACGAGAGCTCGACGAGCTTGACGCCTCATCTGAGCATGATGCTCGGTCCTTTGCTAGCATCCCCGCTCGGCACGGTCGTGAGCACATTGCTCCGACAGGATGCGCCGCCGGATCTATCGGCGCTCGGTCTGGCGCAAGGAGAAACCATCTGGGATGTGGCTGATAACAACGACGCTGTTCTCAACGAGTCACTACACGACGCCATGGCCTCAGACACCCGCTTCCTTATTCCAATTGTCCTGAAGGAGTGCAGCGAGGTCTTTCATGGGATAAACTCGCTAGTGGACGTCGGCGGCGGACCATCTGGGAGTGCTGCTACCGCCATCGCGGCGGCATTCCCGCATTTGAAGTGCAGCGTGCTGGATCTCCCTCACGTTGTTGCCCAAGCTCCATCTGATGGCAACGTGCAGTTCAACGCGGGTGACATGTTCCAGAGTATACCACCGGCAAATGCTGTTTTCCTCAAG TGGATTTTGCATGACTGGGACAATGAGGAGTGCATCAAGAtattgaaaaattgcaagcaagTCATCCCTCCACGGGATGCTGGAGGAAAGGTAATAATAATAGACATGGTTGTTGGATCAGGGCCGTCGGACGTCAAGCACAAAGAGACACAAGTTTTGTTTGATATCTTAATGATGGCGTTCAATGGAGTTGAACGAGATGAGCAAGAGTGGAAGAAGATTTTCTTCGAAGCTGGATTTAAGGACTATAAAATTATACCAGTCCTTGGTGTCCGATCGATTATTGAGGTCTATCCGTGA
- the LOC133887068 gene encoding 5-pentadecatrienyl resorcinol O-methyltransferase-like — MARTEDSTQDLLQAHLQLWHDSLGYIRSLVLAVALDLGIADAIHHHGGSATLPQILAKIDLNQSKLPVLRRLMNTLTVSGTFSIQHPAASSAGGCEAVYRLTAASRLLLSDESSTSLTPHLSMMLGPLLASPLGTVVSTLLRQDAPPDLSALGLAQGETIWDVSDSDAVLINESLHDAMASDTRFLMPIVLKECSEVFHGINSLVDVGGGPSGSAATAIAAAFPHLKCSVLDLPHVVAQAPSDGNVQFNAGDMFQSIPPANAVFLKWILHDWDNEECIKILKNCKQAIPPRDAGGKVIIIDMVVGSGPSDVKHKETQVLFDILMMAFNGVERDEQEWKKIFFEAGFKDYKIIPVLGVRSIIEVYP, encoded by the exons ATGGCACGCACCGAGGACAGCACTCAGGACTTGCTCCAAGCTCATCTTCAGCTCTGGCACGACTCCCTCGGCTACATCAGGTCACTTGTGCTGGCCGTTGCCTTGGACCTAGGCATCGCCGACGCCATCCACCACCATGGCGGCAGCGCCACCCTTCCCCAGATACTCGCCAAGATTGATCTCAACCAGAGTAAGCTCCCCGTCCTGCGTCGCCTCATGAACACGCTCACCGTCTCAGGCACCTTTAGCATCCAGCATCCAGCTGCATCGTCTGCAGGTGGGTGCGAAGCTGTCTACAGGCTAACGGCAGCCTCTCGCCTCCTCCTCAGCGACGAGAGCTCGACGAGCTTGACGCCTCATCTGAGCATGATGCTCGGTCCTTTGCTAGCATCCCCGCTCGGCACGGTCGTGAGCACATTGCTCCGACAGGATGCGCCGCCGGATCTATCGGCGCTCGGTCTGGCGCAAGGAGAAACCATCTGGGATGTGTCTGACAGCGACGCTGTTCTCATCAACGAGTCACTACACGACGCCATGGCCTCAGACACCCGCTTCCTTATGCCAATTGTCCTGAAGGAGTGCAGCGAGGTCTTTCATGGGATAAACTCGCTAGTGGACGTCGGCGGCGGACCATCTGGGAGTGCTGCCACCGCCATCGCGGCGGCATTCCCGCATTTGAAGTGCAGCGTGCTGGATCTCCCTCACGTTGTTGCCCAAGCTCCATCTGATGGCAACGTGCAGTTCAACGCGGGTGACATGTTCCAGAGTATACCACCGGCAAATGCTGTTTTCCTCAAG TGGATTTTGCATGACTGGGACAATGAGGAGTGCATCAAGAtattgaaaaattgcaagcaagccATCCCTCCACGGGATGCTGGAGGAAAGGTAATAATAATAGATATGGTTGTTGGATCAGGGCCGTCGGACGTCAAGCACAAAGAGACACAAGTTTTGTTTGATATCTTAATGATGGCGTTCAATGGAGTTGAACGAGATGAGCAAGAATGGAAGAAGATTTTCTTCGAAGCTGGATTTAAGGACTATAAAATTATACCAGTCCTTGGTGTCCGATCTATTATTGAGGTCTATCCGTGA